A portion of the Leptospira broomii serovar Hurstbridge str. 5399 genome contains these proteins:
- a CDS encoding ATP-binding response regulator, translating into MKEFVRMKLKSTQRDLQYILRTALFYFIVVQFCIFHIYCTQLSRSENIPKVKNGILDLRSGWDFNTQGLLGLDGIWEFYWQEFYSVAEAASSKRLRSSESHGLKVLYEPVPDAWNNYESGKFPGFGFASYRMRILTDKPVPDISIKMLEAATAYRLFVNGKLLLSNGTVGKTRETAKPLYRPAVSEPFTLEKDNELIVEVSNFSHSKGGLWGRVFIGNHSELSILRQRSIWFDLFMSGGLSVMGLYQLSLFAFLRRDRFNLYFGLVCLFAMIRMVLTGERFAFSAFPEFDFNLSYRLELLSVYLESIFFALFLRSMFPDEVRKPATTTLVVGSLALSVIVLFTELETYSRTLPLFSLLLVSGGLYLLFALSRAVKKDRPGAWIGLTLFIGLFTIIINDLLYANMIINTTYFLSYGISFFFIAQAFMVSQRFSYAYNLSEKLTDELLESNRRLVSLDKLKDEFLANTSHELRTPLQGIIGIADSVKRGAAGPLSRFLDRQMTMIIASGERLSALVNDILDFSKLKHKDLVLNRIPVDLRQSVEFTLGLNRINVDESKLSLVNSVPADFPHLKADENRLQQILQNLIGNAIKFTESGVITISARLIDSQFAEVSVQDTGIGVKKDDQKKIFDFFEQADGGDARNVGGAGLGLAISKALVRLHGGEIGVESEDGNGARFYFTMPVSDQSSERSDSKPNAEQYIKSEISSLELNFTPDSYFLKANDDFSRGSVRILAVDDEPINLEVIGNYLALCKMDCLAVRSGLEALDILANDKSFNVIILDVMMPRFSGLETAKEIRNSYSALELPILMLTAKNQDKDLVNALNAGANDYLLKPFNFEQLIRRVNNLIELARGHKNLMHQENEKRIAINTVRQKINIDLHDHLGGKLIDLKFLSEELLNSEVPDPALIRKINGNVNQSIQMLRDQMLKIEDLGLVSENFFSGINLILLRRYSDAGRDLDFQCDEGLIKNFVIKPNENSLMELYGIVNEIANNDLKYGIGISRWNFESKNREIVMDMRSESLYHLKEHGTGRGTENLIQRSAKLEGRMKMILSDSGYQITLQIPFGKISEY; encoded by the coding sequence ACGGCATTCTTGATTTGAGGTCCGGCTGGGATTTTAATACTCAGGGATTACTCGGATTGGACGGGATATGGGAATTTTATTGGCAGGAATTCTATTCGGTAGCGGAAGCTGCATCCAGCAAACGACTTCGATCAAGCGAATCCCACGGACTGAAAGTTCTGTATGAACCCGTCCCCGACGCATGGAATAATTACGAATCCGGGAAATTTCCAGGATTCGGATTCGCGTCCTATCGGATGAGAATTTTGACGGACAAACCGGTCCCGGACATTTCGATTAAAATGTTGGAAGCAGCCACTGCGTATAGGCTGTTCGTCAACGGTAAGCTCTTATTATCGAACGGAACTGTCGGAAAGACCAGGGAGACCGCGAAGCCGCTCTATCGTCCTGCGGTAAGCGAACCATTTACATTAGAAAAAGATAATGAATTAATTGTGGAGGTTTCGAATTTTTCGCATTCTAAAGGAGGGCTTTGGGGGCGCGTTTTTATAGGAAATCATTCGGAATTATCGATTCTGAGACAAAGAAGTATTTGGTTCGATTTATTCATGAGCGGCGGTCTTTCCGTAATGGGACTTTATCAGTTGAGTCTTTTTGCGTTCCTCAGAAGAGACCGTTTCAATTTGTATTTCGGGCTCGTGTGTCTGTTCGCCATGATTCGGATGGTTTTGACAGGGGAAAGATTTGCGTTTTCCGCTTTTCCTGAATTTGACTTTAATCTTTCCTACCGTTTGGAATTACTTTCGGTTTACTTAGAGAGTATTTTTTTCGCTCTTTTTCTTCGTTCGATGTTTCCGGATGAAGTTAGGAAGCCTGCGACGACTACCTTGGTTGTCGGGTCTTTAGCATTAAGCGTTATCGTACTTTTTACGGAATTAGAGACTTATTCCAGAACACTTCCTTTATTTAGTCTACTTTTAGTATCCGGAGGGTTGTACCTTCTTTTTGCATTAAGTAGGGCCGTTAAGAAAGATCGACCGGGCGCTTGGATCGGGCTCACACTCTTTATAGGTTTATTCACGATTATCATCAACGATCTTCTTTACGCTAATATGATAATAAATACCACTTATTTCCTCTCTTACGGTATTTCCTTCTTTTTTATTGCTCAGGCATTCATGGTGTCGCAAAGATTTTCCTACGCATACAATTTATCGGAGAAACTTACCGATGAGTTGCTCGAATCGAACCGACGATTGGTTTCACTAGATAAGTTGAAAGACGAATTTTTGGCGAATACGTCGCACGAATTGCGGACTCCATTGCAAGGAATCATCGGGATAGCCGATTCAGTAAAGAGGGGAGCTGCAGGACCTTTGTCCCGTTTTTTGGACAGGCAGATGACTATGATTATCGCTAGCGGAGAAAGACTATCTGCATTAGTGAATGATATTTTAGATTTTTCGAAATTAAAGCATAAGGATCTTGTGCTAAATAGAATACCGGTTGATCTACGCCAGTCCGTCGAATTTACGCTGGGATTAAATCGAATAAATGTGGATGAATCGAAACTTAGTTTGGTAAATTCAGTGCCTGCGGATTTTCCCCATCTCAAGGCGGATGAGAATAGATTACAGCAAATTCTACAAAATTTAATAGGTAACGCGATTAAGTTCACGGAGAGCGGTGTTATTACTATCAGCGCCAGATTGATCGATTCGCAATTTGCGGAAGTCAGTGTACAAGATACCGGTATCGGCGTTAAAAAAGATGATCAGAAAAAGATATTCGATTTTTTTGAACAAGCCGATGGAGGGGATGCACGAAATGTAGGCGGGGCGGGGCTCGGATTAGCGATTAGTAAAGCGTTAGTAAGGCTACATGGAGGGGAAATAGGGGTCGAGTCCGAAGATGGAAACGGTGCTCGGTTTTACTTCACGATGCCCGTAAGCGATCAATCTTCAGAACGATCCGATTCTAAACCAAATGCGGAACAGTATATAAAAAGCGAGATCAGTTCTCTGGAATTGAATTTTACTCCGGATTCCTATTTTTTAAAAGCAAACGACGATTTTTCGCGCGGATCGGTCAGAATCCTCGCAGTCGATGACGAACCGATAAATTTGGAAGTCATCGGTAACTACCTTGCTTTATGTAAAATGGATTGCCTCGCCGTAAGAAGCGGGTTGGAAGCTCTTGACATTTTGGCAAATGATAAGTCGTTTAACGTAATTATTCTAGATGTAATGATGCCTAGGTTTTCCGGATTAGAAACCGCTAAAGAGATTAGAAATAGTTATTCCGCTCTCGAATTGCCTATCTTGATGCTTACCGCTAAAAATCAGGATAAGGATTTAGTAAATGCGTTAAACGCGGGAGCTAACGACTATTTGCTCAAACCGTTTAACTTTGAACAATTGATTAGGAGAGTAAATAACCTTATCGAGCTTGCAAGAGGGCATAAGAATTTAATGCACCAAGAAAACGAGAAGAGAATCGCGATTAATACGGTAAGACAGAAAATTAATATCGATCTTCACGACCATTTGGGTGGAAAGCTAATCGATTTAAAGTTCCTTTCCGAAGAGCTGCTGAATTCGGAAGTTCCGGACCCCGCTCTGATCCGTAAAATCAACGGTAACGTAAATCAATCCATTCAGATGCTTCGGGATCAGATGCTTAAAATAGAGGATTTAGGATTGGTATCGGAAAATTTCTTTTCCGGGATAAACCTGATATTGTTAAGAAGGTATTCAGATGCAGGGAGAGACCTTGACTTTCAATGCGACGAAGGTCTGATTAAAAATTTTGTAATAAAACCGAATGAGAATAGTTTAATGGAACTTTACGGAATCGTTAACGAGATTGCGAATAACGATTTGAAATACGGAATCGGAATTTCTAGATGGAATTTCGAGTCTAAGAATCGCGAAATCGTGATGGATATGAGATCGGAATCATTATATCATTTAAAGGAACACGGGACCGGACGCGGAACCGAAAATTTAATTCAAAGATCCGCTAAGTTGGAAGGTCGAATGAAAATGATTCTTTCGGATAGCGGTTATCAAATCACTCTGCAAATACCCTTCGGAAAAATTTCCGAATATTAA